Proteins encoded in a region of the Candidatus Nanosynbacter sp. HMT-352 genome:
- a CDS encoding SemiSWEET family transporter — protein sequence MSKQKINRFVGSIGAFIGILVFIAYIPQIIANLQGEKAQPFQPLFAAVSCLIWVIYGWTKEPKKDWILIIPNAAGVILGGLTFITSL from the coding sequence ATGTCTAAACAAAAAATTAATCGCTTTGTCGGATCTATTGGAGCTTTTATTGGGATCCTTGTCTTTATTGCATATATTCCACAAATTATCGCTAACCTACAAGGAGAAAAAGCTCAACCATTCCAACCACTATTCGCAGCAGTTTCTTGTTTAATTTGGGTAATCTATGGTTGGACAAAAGAACCTAAAAAAGACTGGATCCTCATCATTCCCAATGCAGCGGGAGTGATATTAGGCGGTTTAACTTTTATTACTTCTTTATAA
- the murJ gene encoding murein biosynthesis integral membrane protein MurJ, with the protein MGRVRSTVTKINQRLNVKLAATILAGSTLLSSLLGFFRDRLLNSAYMPSENGALAGYPVGLDAYTAAFMVPDFMFAVLVSGALSVTFIPVFNERWVKGNKQSAWQISSSMINFMALITMAASVLIIIFADPLMKYLIAPGLSESGHALAVSMMQVIAVNPFIFAVAAVIASIQQAVGRFMFCALAPMLYNVGIIIGTVWFTGGVNLFGWQIFDGGIMGVALGVVLGSFLQLIVSAVGLAGLGFDYNFKIYWRNKGFRKVLSLLPARSVDQGMDYVVSLVEVNLASRLADGTVRAYQQALTLHMMPINLIGVAISNAAFPQLTEHLGEGRNDLFQKDLRSLLRIIFWMALPVSVVIFFTRGYVVHFIRNGGNQLIAGILGCLVVAILFRTIYHMAARAFYARQDTKTPLYISIFSITLNIILAIVLSMVLKMGAYGLAWAQSTVAVLEVVVLLAVMNRQMPKLFDMTFVRAIFKMIIAGTITGVVCYIAVLIMPFRYHDDSFFSAFPKFVIISLVSFGAYAAASKWLKLPEIDPILARLKKVLFGRLEFKG; encoded by the coding sequence ATGGGGCGCGTTCGTAGTACGGTTACGAAAATAAATCAGCGGCTTAATGTGAAATTGGCTGCTACGATTCTGGCGGGCTCGACGTTGTTGTCGAGCTTGCTGGGGTTTTTTCGTGATCGTCTACTTAATTCCGCCTACATGCCAAGTGAAAACGGTGCGCTGGCGGGATATCCGGTTGGATTAGATGCCTACACTGCAGCTTTTATGGTGCCAGATTTTATGTTTGCAGTGCTGGTTTCTGGTGCGCTTAGCGTAACGTTTATCCCAGTATTTAATGAGCGGTGGGTTAAGGGTAATAAACAATCAGCTTGGCAAATTAGCTCAAGTATGATTAATTTTATGGCGCTAATCACCATGGCGGCGTCGGTGTTGATTATTATTTTCGCCGATCCGTTGATGAAGTATTTAATCGCACCTGGTCTGAGTGAGTCTGGTCATGCTTTGGCGGTTAGTATGATGCAAGTAATCGCAGTGAATCCGTTTATCTTTGCGGTTGCGGCGGTGATTGCTAGTATTCAGCAGGCAGTTGGACGATTTATGTTCTGTGCGCTGGCACCAATGCTGTATAACGTCGGTATTATTATTGGTACGGTGTGGTTTACCGGCGGCGTCAATTTATTCGGCTGGCAGATTTTTGATGGTGGCATTATGGGTGTGGCGTTAGGCGTGGTTTTGGGTTCGTTTCTGCAATTGATTGTTAGCGCAGTTGGTTTGGCTGGGCTTGGGTTTGATTACAATTTCAAAATTTATTGGCGGAATAAGGGATTTAGGAAAGTTTTATCTTTACTGCCGGCACGTTCTGTTGACCAAGGAATGGATTATGTAGTTAGCTTGGTTGAGGTAAATTTGGCTTCGCGCTTGGCCGATGGAACGGTTAGGGCGTACCAGCAGGCTTTAACTCTTCATATGATGCCGATCAATCTTATTGGCGTGGCGATTTCAAATGCCGCCTTTCCTCAATTGACTGAGCATTTGGGCGAAGGTCGAAATGACCTATTTCAAAAAGACCTACGTTCTCTGCTGAGAATTATTTTTTGGATGGCACTTCCGGTGTCGGTGGTGATTTTCTTTACCAGGGGATACGTCGTGCATTTTATCCGCAATGGTGGCAATCAACTAATCGCGGGAATTTTGGGCTGCCTAGTTGTGGCGATTTTATTCCGAACTATTTATCACATGGCCGCGCGAGCATTTTACGCCCGCCAAGACACGAAAACTCCGCTGTATATTTCAATTTTCTCGATTACTTTGAATATCATCTTAGCAATCGTCCTATCAATGGTCTTGAAAATGGGTGCATATGGATTGGCTTGGGCACAATCGACAGTGGCGGTTTTGGAGGTGGTTGTTCTTTTGGCGGTTATGAATCGTCAAATGCCAAAATTATTCGATATGACGTTTGTGCGAGCGATTTTTAAGATGATAATTGCCGGTACTATTACGGGAGTGGTTTGTTATATTGCCGTGCTAATTATGCCGTTTCGTTATCATGACGACAGTTTCTTTAGCGCTTTTCCGAAATTTGTTATCATTTCATTGGTCAGTTTTGGCGCGTATGCCGCGGCTTCAAAGTGGCTAAAATTGCCAGAAATTGACCCGATTCTTGCACGATTGAAAAAAGTATTATTTGGGCGATTGGAGTTTAAGGGCTAA
- the ftsH gene encoding ATP-dependent zinc metalloprotease FtsH, whose product MAVKMPQRNGKNRISQILRFGLFWAIIIFVALIFYATLFPASNLKDVALSDVVRRANDGKIAQLEIQGNDIKITPKDQSKPTEHSVKESSSIYEQGLNKDAKVEVKVIPPSTTGETMWNLAVMVVPVLIIVMFFMFMMRQAQGQNNQAMGFGKSKARLYGQDKEKVLFTDIAGNDNAKQDLQEVVDFLKHPKKYKDLGAKIPKGVLLVGNPGTGKTMLARAVAGEAGVPFFSISGSEFVEMFVGVGASRVRDLFSKAKKNAPCIIFIDEIDAVGRKRGSGMGGGHDEREQTLNQILVEMDGFDGETNVIVLAATNRADVLDPALLRPGRFDRRVNITLPERKDREAILKVHFKKKPTDETVDLDKLAAKTAGSSGADLANMANEAAIIAARRNKKKITNDELTEAFERVAIGPERKTKIMNDHEKELTAYHEAGHAIVGHVLPDSDPVHKVTIIPRGGTGGVTWFLPPEDKSYTNVYEFKDILARAMGGRIAEQLIYGEDGITTGAGSDLRKATEIARDMVIEQGMGESLRDQVFHEDNGGLMFDKMTRERPYSDETAKLIDQEVAQLITEAKQRAMLVLKENRSFLDKLAEALLKDETLEESEVDEILKGTKLPKEAKLHS is encoded by the coding sequence ATGGCTGTTAAGATGCCTCAAAGAAATGGAAAGAATAGAATAAGTCAAATTTTACGATTTGGATTGTTTTGGGCAATTATAATTTTTGTAGCGTTAATTTTTTACGCAACACTCTTCCCCGCGTCAAATCTTAAAGATGTTGCATTATCTGATGTAGTGCGTCGAGCAAATGACGGTAAAATTGCTCAATTGGAGATTCAGGGAAATGATATTAAGATCACTCCAAAAGACCAATCAAAACCTACCGAGCATTCAGTTAAGGAATCTAGTAGCATTTATGAGCAGGGCTTGAACAAGGATGCTAAGGTTGAGGTGAAGGTTATTCCACCATCCACAACCGGCGAAACTATGTGGAATCTGGCTGTTATGGTTGTGCCTGTGTTGATTATCGTGATGTTCTTTATGTTTATGATGCGCCAAGCTCAGGGTCAAAATAATCAAGCTATGGGATTTGGCAAGAGTAAGGCTCGCCTGTACGGCCAAGACAAAGAAAAGGTTCTGTTTACGGATATCGCTGGAAATGATAACGCCAAGCAAGATCTACAGGAAGTTGTTGATTTCCTCAAGCATCCGAAGAAATATAAAGATTTGGGCGCAAAGATTCCAAAAGGCGTATTGTTAGTCGGTAATCCTGGTACGGGTAAGACAATGCTAGCCCGAGCTGTTGCTGGTGAGGCTGGCGTGCCATTCTTCTCAATTTCTGGTTCTGAATTTGTGGAAATGTTTGTTGGTGTTGGCGCTAGCCGAGTACGAGATCTATTTTCTAAGGCTAAGAAAAATGCTCCATGTATCATCTTCATTGATGAGATTGACGCCGTGGGACGTAAGCGTGGCTCTGGTATGGGTGGTGGTCATGATGAGCGTGAGCAAACTCTGAACCAGATTTTGGTAGAGATGGATGGTTTTGATGGCGAAACGAACGTTATTGTTTTGGCGGCAACCAACCGAGCGGATGTTTTGGACCCAGCTTTGCTTCGACCTGGACGATTTGACCGACGTGTGAATATTACATTACCAGAACGCAAAGATCGTGAGGCAATTCTGAAAGTTCACTTTAAGAAAAAGCCAACTGACGAAACTGTTGATCTTGATAAACTAGCGGCAAAAACTGCTGGCTCATCTGGTGCGGACTTGGCAAATATGGCCAATGAGGCTGCAATCATCGCTGCACGTCGCAACAAGAAGAAGATTACGAATGACGAATTAACCGAGGCGTTTGAGCGTGTGGCAATTGGTCCAGAGCGCAAGACTAAGATAATGAACGATCACGAGAAAGAGTTGACTGCTTATCACGAAGCTGGCCACGCAATTGTTGGTCACGTCTTGCCTGATTCCGACCCAGTCCACAAGGTTACGATTATTCCACGTGGCGGTACCGGTGGAGTAACATGGTTCTTGCCGCCAGAAGATAAGAGTTACACAAATGTTTACGAGTTTAAGGATATTTTGGCTCGGGCAATGGGTGGACGAATCGCTGAGCAATTGATTTATGGCGAAGACGGAATTACCACTGGCGCTGGTTCAGATTTGCGAAAGGCGACTGAAATTGCTCGCGATATGGTTATCGAGCAAGGAATGGGCGAGAGTCTTCGCGATCAAGTATTCCATGAAGATAATGGCGGCCTGATGTTTGATAAAATGACCAGAGAGCGTCCGTATTCTGATGAAACTGCCAAATTGATTGACCAAGAAGTTGCGCAGTTGATTACCGAAGCTAAGCAGCGCGCAATGCTAGTGTTGAAGGAAAATCGTTCATTCCTTGACAAGCTGGCTGAAGCCTTACTGAAGGATGAGACTTTGGAAGAATCTGAGGTCGATGAAATCCTTAAGGGCACAAAATTACCAAAAGAAGCTAAACTGCATTCGTAA
- the tilS gene encoding tRNA lysidine(34) synthetase TilS, which yields MRYIIAVSGGIDSVVLLDLMSRTEKDLVVAHFDHGIREESASDARFVEALADRYKIQFVCRREKLGADASEELARQRRYEFLRGVATDFGGVIVTAHHRDDIVETVAMNLKRGSRWRGLAGMSDSQIVRPMNSWTKQRIYEYAICQKLEWCEDETNQSDLYQRNKFRRKINRELDEYQKLGVYEAWRKQRELRGEIEQEIEKFDREVLGRYFLTMIDDDVAQELLYYYVLRHYSVSLLGSQLERMLIAIKTGRVGSCWQVGGGIVMKLTLRSVIIKRV from the coding sequence GTGAGATATATTATCGCAGTCAGTGGTGGGATTGATTCGGTAGTTTTGCTGGATTTGATGTCGCGAACGGAAAAAGATTTGGTGGTCGCTCATTTTGACCACGGAATTCGTGAGGAATCGGCGAGTGATGCTAGATTTGTCGAGGCTTTAGCTGATAGATATAAAATACAATTTGTTTGTCGACGCGAAAAGCTAGGGGCTGATGCCAGTGAAGAATTGGCACGCCAAAGGCGGTATGAATTTTTACGTGGCGTGGCGACGGATTTTGGTGGCGTGATAGTAACGGCGCATCATCGAGATGACATTGTTGAAACTGTAGCAATGAACCTTAAGCGCGGCTCCAGGTGGCGAGGCTTGGCGGGGATGAGTGATAGTCAAATAGTTAGACCGATGAATAGTTGGACGAAGCAGAGAATCTATGAATATGCAATTTGTCAGAAATTGGAATGGTGTGAAGATGAGACAAATCAAAGCGACTTGTATCAGAGGAATAAATTTAGGCGTAAGATAAATCGTGAGCTTGATGAATATCAGAAACTTGGAGTATATGAGGCGTGGCGAAAACAGAGAGAATTAAGAGGGGAAATTGAGCAGGAGATAGAGAAGTTTGATAGAGAAGTCCTGGGCCGGTATTTCTTGACGATGATAGATGATGATGTCGCACAAGAATTACTATATTATTACGTTTTACGACATTATAGTGTGTCGCTACTAGGCTCTCAATTGGAGCGTATGTTGATTGCTATAAAAACTGGAAGAGTTGGCTCTTGCTGGCAAGTTGGCGGCGGCATTGTGATGAAATTGACGCTAAGAAGTGTTATAATAAAGAGAGTTTGA
- a CDS encoding dihydrolipoyl dehydrogenase family protein — protein MSQKPTFDYDYIVIGSGAGGSPAANILASAGKKVAVVEKSTFGGESPNWGDVPTGFLTHALNVYQTAKDAAKFGLRTKLIGYNYPSLLSWKDKVIKRTGAGGNRYYYEKQGISVFAGNAHFLSPNEIAVNRRHLSARKFLIATGSDWQIPEIPGLNTASHHTPKTIFSLKRPPKTMFIVGAGVTALELAHIFSTLGTKVYVAEKSSRILSTFDPEVSTLVANDAKNRNISILARTKIIAIQKSSIQKRVTFLQGRIEKSVRVDEILIAGQQLPATDLGLENAGVKYTENGILVNSSLQTSARHIFAAGNVTDANIQTHTALAQSRIAAHNLLHNNKIKFNDSPRLQVAFTQPEIAQIGMNEYDCKMKGISAKIATVPLTTTVRSNITDQRIGFVKLIVDKKRVVVGGTIVGPHASDMAAELALAVRHKITSEELASTPHCFTSWSEAVRIAAGKLL, from the coding sequence ATGTCGCAAAAACCGACTTTTGACTATGACTATATCGTAATTGGTAGTGGTGCTGGCGGTTCACCTGCAGCCAACATATTAGCAAGTGCCGGAAAAAAAGTTGCTGTTGTAGAAAAATCAACATTCGGCGGGGAATCACCAAACTGGGGAGATGTACCAACTGGATTTTTAACTCATGCTCTTAATGTTTATCAAACAGCCAAAGATGCCGCTAAATTTGGGCTGCGCACTAAATTGATTGGATATAATTACCCTTCTCTACTCTCCTGGAAAGACAAAGTTATAAAGAGAACTGGAGCTGGTGGTAATCGCTATTATTACGAAAAGCAAGGCATTAGTGTTTTTGCTGGCAATGCACATTTCTTGAGTCCGAATGAAATCGCCGTCAATCGCAGACATTTGTCCGCTCGCAAATTTCTCATTGCAACTGGATCTGATTGGCAAATTCCAGAAATACCTGGATTAAATACCGCTTCTCATCATACTCCAAAAACTATTTTTAGCTTGAAGCGCCCACCAAAAACCATGTTCATTGTTGGTGCGGGAGTTACAGCACTAGAATTGGCGCACATCTTCTCTACCCTAGGAACAAAAGTCTACGTAGCAGAGAAATCATCCAGAATATTATCAACATTTGACCCAGAAGTCAGCACTTTGGTTGCGAATGACGCAAAAAATCGCAATATTTCAATCTTAGCTCGCACTAAGATTATCGCCATACAGAAATCGTCCATACAAAAGCGTGTTACCTTTCTGCAAGGGCGAATAGAAAAATCTGTGCGCGTTGATGAGATTCTAATTGCCGGCCAACAATTGCCTGCAACAGATTTAGGCTTAGAGAACGCTGGCGTAAAATATACCGAGAATGGCATTTTGGTTAATTCTTCCCTGCAAACTTCCGCTCGACATATTTTTGCCGCAGGAAATGTAACTGACGCTAATATCCAAACTCACACAGCTTTAGCGCAGAGTCGTATTGCGGCTCATAATTTGCTACATAACAATAAGATTAAATTCAATGATTCCCCACGCCTACAAGTTGCATTTACTCAGCCAGAAATAGCTCAAATTGGAATGAATGAATACGATTGTAAGATGAAAGGAATAAGCGCAAAAATAGCAACTGTTCCGCTCACAACTACCGTACGCAGCAACATTACCGACCAGCGAATAGGTTTTGTGAAATTGATCGTTGATAAGAAGCGAGTTGTCGTAGGTGGAACAATTGTCGGACCACATGCTAGCGATATGGCAGCCGAGCTAGCCCTGGCCGTTCGACATAAAATTACCAGCGAAGAACTAGCGTCCACTCCGCACTGTTTTACTTCTTGGTCAGAAGCCGTGCGAATTGCCGCTGGAAAACTTCTATAA
- a CDS encoding UDP-N-acetylmuramate--L-alanine ligase, which yields MRIYFSGIGGVGIGPLSRIALEAGYDVCGSDKSPSLITNELESAGIPISFDQSGAFLQSEHDKSPFDWFIYTAALPENHPELVLARKLGIKTSKRDELLAQIIADKNLKLIAVAGTHGKTTTTSLLVWTMEQLQIPVSYSVGSTLSFGPSGMFDKNSQFFVYECDEFDRNFLHFSPEISLITSVDYDHPDTYPTKESYLDAFCEFGEKSKKVIAWQENSAIFDEKNLTILYDSNKNITLPGEHNRKNATLVIEALKNIGVDAEESEIYQAINSFPGSGRRFEKLAENLYSDYGHHPVEIQATLQMAKELSNDVVLVYQPHQNVRQHEIIDQYIDNIFHDANEIYWLPTYLTRENPDLPILTPQQLAKNIDKEKVHFAELDDGLWQEITAAMNSGKLVLCMGAGTIDGWIREQLSKN from the coding sequence ATGCGAATTTATTTTTCAGGAATTGGCGGCGTTGGTATTGGACCACTGAGTAGAATTGCTTTAGAGGCTGGATATGATGTTTGCGGCTCCGACAAATCACCAAGTCTAATCACAAACGAATTAGAGTCAGCCGGAATTCCTATTTCTTTTGATCAATCTGGCGCGTTCTTGCAATCAGAGCACGATAAATCACCATTTGATTGGTTTATTTACACCGCTGCTTTACCAGAAAATCACCCAGAATTAGTCTTGGCGCGAAAATTAGGCATAAAAACCAGCAAGCGCGACGAATTATTAGCGCAAATAATCGCCGATAAAAACCTGAAACTTATCGCGGTCGCTGGCACCCACGGAAAAACCACAACAACGAGCTTGCTAGTTTGGACAATGGAGCAATTGCAAATTCCTGTCAGTTATTCCGTGGGTTCGACTTTAAGCTTTGGACCGAGCGGAATGTTTGATAAAAATAGCCAATTTTTCGTATACGAGTGTGATGAATTTGACCGCAACTTTTTGCATTTTTCTCCAGAAATCAGCCTTATCACATCTGTTGATTACGACCACCCAGACACATATCCAACAAAAGAATCTTACTTAGACGCCTTCTGTGAATTCGGTGAAAAATCTAAAAAAGTTATCGCGTGGCAAGAAAATTCCGCCATATTTGATGAGAAAAATCTAACAATCTTGTACGATTCCAATAAAAACATCACTCTGCCCGGCGAGCACAACCGAAAGAACGCTACTTTGGTGATCGAAGCTTTGAAGAATATCGGAGTGGATGCGGAGGAGTCAGAAATATATCAAGCAATAAACTCCTTCCCCGGCTCAGGACGACGTTTTGAAAAGCTCGCCGAAAATCTATACTCTGACTACGGACATCACCCGGTTGAAATTCAAGCAACATTACAGATGGCTAAAGAACTGTCAAACGATGTAGTCCTAGTTTATCAGCCACACCAAAATGTTCGCCAGCACGAAATAATAGACCAATACATTGACAATATTTTTCATGATGCTAACGAAATTTACTGGCTGCCAACTTACTTAACTAGAGAAAATCCAGATTTGCCAATTTTAACGCCGCAACAACTTGCTAAAAATATTGACAAAGAAAAAGTTCATTTTGCCGAATTAGACGATGGTTTATGGCAAGAAATAACCGCAGCAATGAACTCTGGCAAGCTTGTCCTATGTATGGGCGCTGGCACAATCGACGGATGGATTCGCGAGCAATTATCTAAAAATTAG
- a CDS encoding nucleoside triphosphate pyrophosphohydrolase family protein, whose protein sequence is MQFNDYSTKAISTLTDKDSHKYGDVDARLMAQILGLSGESGEIMEKFKKILRDKNGKISEDDRDAIIKELGDVLWYVNSVAHLLDCSLEEVARRNNDKLFSRQSRGKIHGSGDDR, encoded by the coding sequence ATGCAATTTAACGACTACTCAACTAAAGCAATTTCTACTTTAACAGATAAAGATTCTCATAAATATGGTGATGTTGACGCGAGGTTGATGGCGCAGATATTGGGATTAAGTGGTGAGTCTGGCGAGATTATGGAGAAATTTAAGAAAATCTTACGTGATAAAAATGGAAAAATTTCAGAAGACGATAGGGACGCGATAATAAAAGAGCTCGGTGATGTTTTGTGGTATGTTAATTCTGTGGCTCATTTGCTTGACTGTAGTCTGGAAGAAGTGGCTCGCAGAAATAATGATAAACTGTTTAGCCGTCAGAGTCGGGGGAAGATTCACGGCAGCGGCGATGATCGCTAA
- the trmB gene encoding tRNA (guanosine(46)-N7)-methyltransferase TrmB has protein sequence MSFVDPNQFIITRKRKKYKFALFHNSPLCFELDEWIKREVDCLEIGAGTGLFNVELALRHPEKTFLAIDVKGDRLQKGAKIAEEKGLENVFFVRARADQIDQLVEQNSLGQIWVTFPDPFPRKHSAGRRLTHPNFLKKYSSLLKSDGSLLIKHDDHNFFCWSLEQLVAEKWQIKELSFDLHESALNDEYKIMTTYEQRWIGEGKTINFVRTTR, from the coding sequence ATGAGTTTTGTCGATCCGAATCAATTTATTATCACCAGAAAACGTAAGAAGTATAAATTCGCTTTATTCCACAATTCACCTCTATGTTTTGAGCTTGACGAGTGGATAAAACGGGAAGTCGATTGTTTGGAAATCGGTGCTGGAACTGGACTATTCAACGTGGAGCTTGCATTGCGTCATCCTGAAAAGACGTTTTTAGCAATTGACGTGAAAGGTGATCGATTACAAAAGGGTGCGAAAATTGCCGAGGAAAAGGGGTTAGAAAATGTGTTTTTTGTTCGAGCACGGGCTGACCAAATAGACCAATTAGTAGAACAGAATTCTTTGGGGCAAATTTGGGTAACATTTCCTGATCCGTTCCCGAGGAAGCATAGCGCTGGGCGTCGCTTGACTCATCCTAATTTTTTGAAGAAGTATTCTTCATTGCTAAAATCGGACGGATCTCTATTAATTAAACACGACGATCACAATTTTTTCTGTTGGAGCTTGGAGCAATTGGTGGCAGAAAAATGGCAAATTAAAGAGTTGAGTTTTGATCTTCATGAATCCGCGCTAAATGACGAATATAAAATAATGACGACTTACGAGCAAAGGTGGATTGGTGAAGGAAAAACTATTAATTTCGTAAGAACTACCCGCTAA
- a CDS encoding mechanosensitive ion channel family protein — protein MDKLIKQFLDSSTLGQWLHGNNLGWLISERIVDTVSIIIGSVFVYFLGKYLLSWTIHYFIRSTAKHRAWHRKDVEKRENTLVQLTRSFWRIIIIFYVAAIIANKLFLFDLSPLFASAGIVGVALGFGAQSLVKDFLSGIFIIAENQYRVGDVVDVMGAAGTVERIGTRTTVIRDSEGNVHYVPNGTIQHVINKTMGYSMSRFSIYIDPSSDISAVTDIINTTGQELAKEKAWQKKIIDPPKFVSVGDITGRGTELIIAGKTQPSDQWSVTSEMRHRLLQNFDREGVLLATLPTPTSIIKK, from the coding sequence ATGGATAAGCTTATAAAACAGTTCTTAGATTCTTCTACGTTAGGTCAATGGCTACATGGCAATAACCTTGGATGGTTAATTAGTGAGCGTATTGTCGACACAGTCAGCATTATTATCGGCTCTGTTTTTGTTTATTTTCTTGGAAAATATCTATTATCTTGGACTATCCATTACTTTATTCGCTCAACAGCCAAACACCGAGCTTGGCACCGCAAAGATGTAGAAAAACGCGAAAATACGCTCGTTCAATTAACCCGTAGTTTCTGGCGAATCATAATAATTTTTTATGTCGCCGCAATCATCGCCAATAAACTATTCTTATTTGATCTATCACCTCTATTTGCTAGCGCCGGCATAGTTGGTGTGGCACTAGGATTTGGCGCTCAATCTCTTGTTAAAGACTTCCTCTCTGGCATATTCATCATTGCCGAAAATCAATATCGCGTCGGCGACGTTGTTGACGTTATGGGTGCTGCTGGTACAGTTGAAAGAATTGGCACTCGTACCACAGTTATACGCGATTCTGAGGGTAACGTTCACTATGTTCCAAATGGCACGATTCAGCACGTTATCAATAAGACTATGGGCTATAGTATGTCGCGCTTCAGTATTTATATCGACCCAAGTTCTGACATTTCTGCAGTTACAGACATCATTAACACTACTGGTCAAGAATTGGCTAAAGAAAAGGCTTGGCAAAAGAAAATTATCGATCCACCTAAATTTGTTTCAGTTGGTGATATTACCGGGCGAGGGACAGAATTAATTATTGCCGGAAAAACTCAACCCTCCGATCAATGGTCTGTAACCTCCGAAATGCGACATCGATTACTACAGAACTTTGATCGCGAAGGTGTTCTTCTAGCAACACTACCAACACCTACTTCAATAATTAAAAAATAA
- a CDS encoding YtxH domain-containing protein, which translates to MKKVLAIIGAVAAGFTAGILTAPKSGKETRKDLKDKAVKMKADTEKVACKATAAAKDSLSSLKAGSQKVGDAVAETAKDVKGNVEKRFK; encoded by the coding sequence ATGAAAAAAGTTTTAGCAATTATCGGAGCGGTAGCAGCAGGTTTTACAGCTGGAATTTTAACTGCACCAAAGAGCGGCAAGGAAACAAGGAAAGACTTGAAGGATAAGGCTGTAAAAATGAAAGCCGACACTGAAAAGGTAGCTTGCAAAGCGACTGCCGCAGCAAAAGATAGCTTAAGTTCGTTAAAAGCTGGTTCTCAGAAAGTTGGAGATGCTGTAGCAGAAACCGCAAAAGATGTTAAGGGTAATGTCGAAAAACGTTTCAAGTAA
- a CDS encoding VIT1/CCC1 transporter family protein, protein MVMRDFFKRYIPEFVYGAVDGTVTTFAVVAASAGAGISSSVILILGIANLIADGFSMGSSAYLAASAEHGESVRDTQKRSSPKIIGAVTFLAFVMVGSVPVLPYLIDVIANLKVPNTVLFYISSALTAATFLAIGFIKGKVSKQSPWQSAGITLLLGAIAAGLAYFAGDILASWLGVRL, encoded by the coding sequence ATGGTTATGCGAGATTTTTTCAAACGATACATACCGGAATTTGTTTATGGCGCAGTTGACGGCACAGTAACGACATTTGCAGTCGTGGCAGCTTCAGCTGGAGCTGGAATATCCAGTTCAGTCATTCTTATATTAGGAATTGCTAATTTAATAGCCGACGGATTCTCAATGGGCTCTAGCGCATATTTAGCAGCAAGTGCAGAACACGGAGAATCTGTACGCGACACCCAAAAACGCTCATCCCCAAAGATCATAGGCGCAGTAACATTCTTAGCTTTCGTGATGGTCGGCAGCGTACCAGTATTGCCATATTTGATTGACGTAATTGCAAACTTAAAAGTACCAAACACGGTATTATTCTACATTAGCTCGGCACTAACTGCGGCAACGTTCTTAGCAATTGGCTTCATCAAAGGTAAAGTCAGCAAACAATCACCTTGGCAGTCTGCAGGCATCACGTTACTCCTTGGGGCGATTGCAGCTGGTTTGGCTTACTTTGCTGGTGATATTTTAGCGTCTTGGTTAGGTGTTCGACTATAA